In one Thermosipho ferrireducens genomic region, the following are encoded:
- the mutS gene encoding DNA mismatch repair protein MutS: protein MMKQYMDIKRNYSDAILLFRLGDFYEAFFEDAKIISKVLNIVLTRRQDAPMAGIPHHALDNYLKKLIDSGYKVAICEQMEDPSQAKGIVRREVTRVITPGTLIEDEMLSQDNNYLMTVDNAEETFQTVLVDVSTGEVLIKTFEKIEDLIDFVKVSSVSQILSKPEIAEFIKDKLPKIFIEKLDDWYFEDAKEKIKETYDVISLEHMELGEAVKVLGATLKYLEYTLMSSIKLSMPKFLTENKWMILDSRTVENLSLVPGERGKNLYDILNKTKTSMGARTLKKWILQPLKDLEEIHLRQKAVEAFYADRILMNEVREYLNGVFDLERIATRLSYRKATPKDLVSLKNTLEIIPEIISALKTNEVLEPISDELNDFPELRELIDKAIKDEPSAAPGDGNVIKEGYSMELDEYRSLLLHSKEKMEEFARRERERTGIQKLKVGYNQVFGYYIEVPKGQVNFVPDYYTRRQTLVNSERYITPELKEFEDKILSAKEKIEVIEKKLFEELCEKVSEYLDNIKRVAKILSEIDVLSTFAYDAHVYGYVKPEFSKDKLVIKNGRHAVVERFLSEFVPNDTYMDRNIRMYIITGPNMSGKSTYIRQVGLIAVMAQMGSYVPAEYATLPVFDRIFTRMGARDDISTGKSTFLVEMSEVALILSKATENSLVLLDEVGRGTSTFDGISIAWAMSEYIYSDLKCKTMFATHFTELTELADVYNGIRNLTIEVEETRSGVVFVHKVVEGVADKSYGVEVAAIAGVPEGVVERAREILDIIVEKSDLEKKIRIVKEGQLKKIKRKRKIPEGQIKLFEMRGGNFD from the coding sequence ATGATGAAACAGTATATGGATATTAAAAGAAATTATTCAGATGCAATACTTTTGTTTCGTTTAGGAGATTTTTATGAAGCATTTTTTGAAGATGCTAAAATAATTTCTAAAGTTTTGAATATAGTTCTTACCAGAAGACAGGATGCTCCAATGGCAGGGATACCTCATCATGCACTTGATAATTATTTGAAAAAGCTAATAGATAGTGGTTATAAAGTAGCAATTTGTGAGCAGATGGAAGATCCTTCACAGGCTAAAGGAATAGTACGACGGGAAGTAACACGCGTAATAACACCAGGTACACTTATAGAAGATGAGATGCTTTCCCAGGATAATAATTATCTTATGACAGTTGACAATGCAGAAGAAACATTTCAAACGGTGCTTGTGGATGTGTCAACTGGTGAGGTTTTAATAAAAACGTTTGAGAAAATAGAAGATTTAATTGACTTTGTAAAAGTTTCATCTGTATCTCAAATTTTAAGTAAACCAGAAATCGCTGAATTTATAAAAGATAAGCTTCCAAAAATATTCATTGAAAAATTGGACGACTGGTATTTTGAAGATGCAAAAGAAAAAATAAAAGAAACCTATGATGTGATTTCACTTGAACATATGGAGCTTGGAGAAGCAGTGAAAGTACTTGGTGCAACTTTAAAATATCTGGAATACACTCTAATGTCGTCGATAAAACTTTCTATGCCAAAGTTTTTAACCGAAAATAAGTGGATGATCCTTGATTCCAGAACAGTTGAAAATCTTTCACTTGTTCCTGGAGAACGCGGAAAGAATTTATACGATATATTGAATAAAACTAAAACTTCAATGGGTGCAAGAACACTAAAAAAGTGGATTTTACAACCTCTTAAAGATTTGGAAGAAATCCACTTAAGACAAAAGGCTGTTGAGGCTTTTTATGCTGACAGAATTCTTATGAATGAGGTGAGAGAATATTTAAATGGCGTTTTTGACCTTGAAAGGATTGCCACCAGACTTTCTTATAGAAAAGCTACTCCAAAAGATCTTGTTTCTTTAAAAAATACGCTCGAAATTATTCCTGAGATTATTTCTGCCTTAAAAACAAATGAAGTATTAGAGCCCATTTCCGATGAACTTAACGATTTTCCAGAATTGAGGGAGTTAATAGATAAAGCTATAAAGGATGAACCATCAGCTGCACCAGGTGATGGAAATGTAATAAAAGAAGGGTATTCTATGGAACTTGATGAGTATAGAAGTCTTTTGCTTCATTCGAAGGAAAAAATGGAGGAATTTGCGCGCCGGGAAAGAGAAAGAACCGGAATTCAAAAATTGAAGGTTGGCTACAACCAGGTTTTTGGATATTATATAGAAGTTCCAAAAGGGCAGGTGAATTTTGTTCCTGATTATTACACGCGAAGACAAACACTTGTTAATTCTGAACGTTATATAACACCTGAGCTCAAAGAATTTGAAGATAAAATTCTTTCTGCAAAAGAAAAGATCGAAGTAATTGAGAAAAAATTATTTGAAGAGTTATGTGAGAAGGTATCAGAATACTTAGATAATATAAAAAGGGTAGCAAAAATCTTATCTGAAATAGATGTATTAAGTACTTTTGCTTATGATGCACACGTTTATGGGTATGTAAAACCTGAATTTTCAAAAGATAAATTAGTGATAAAAAACGGCAGACACGCTGTTGTAGAAAGATTTTTATCAGAATTTGTTCCCAATGATACGTATATGGATAGAAATATTCGAATGTATATAATTACCGGGCCAAACATGAGTGGGAAAAGTACTTATATAAGACAGGTCGGATTAATCGCTGTTATGGCTCAGATGGGATCGTATGTCCCTGCGGAATACGCAACCCTTCCTGTTTTTGATCGGATTTTCACGAGAATGGGGGCAAGGGACGATATATCAACAGGTAAAAGTACATTTCTTGTGGAAATGAGTGAAGTTGCGTTAATTCTTTCAAAAGCAACAGAAAACAGTCTGGTTCTTCTTGATGAAGTTGGTCGCGGAACAAGTACGTTTGATGGAATAAGTATAGCATGGGCCATGAGCGAATATATATACAGCGATTTAAAATGTAAAACTATGTTTGCTACTCATTTTACTGAACTTACTGAACTGGCAGACGTATATAATGGGATAAGAAATTTAACTATAGAGGTTGAAGAAACCAGAAGTGGTGTTGTTTTTGTTCATAAAGTTGTTGAAGGAGTGGCTGACAAAAGTTATGGAGTTGAAGTAGCTGCTATAGCAGGTGTTCCGGAGGGAGTTGTAGAGCGAGCCAGAGAGATACTTGATATTATTGTGGAAAAAAGTGATCTGGAAAAGAAAATACGAATAGTTAAAGAAGGACAATTAAAAAAGATAAAGAGAAAAAGAAAAATTCCTGAGGGGCAAATTAAACTGTT
- the tsaB gene encoding tRNA (adenosine(37)-N6)-threonylcarbamoyltransferase complex dimerization subunit type 1 TsaB, with amino-acid sequence MNILALDTSTKRISIAYKNETNVVSVTFEGKDKHGRNIGILAKYLKEIGVNFSTLDVIGVGIGPGSLTGLRVGISLALGLAVEKKIVSVPSTKLIAANLMYCSKNIVVARKARQGYLYGAVYDENLDEIISPFIETIEGFKRKVSFLKDAIVVGDGADLLFEYEKAEEFLSFPDPLRMLNIVEDEIKNQNFVEKLNPLYLQKSIAELNFEKRKGGRVEKT; translated from the coding sequence ATGAATATTTTGGCGTTGGATACTTCGACTAAGCGAATATCTATAGCATACAAAAATGAAACAAATGTAGTTTCTGTAACATTTGAGGGAAAGGATAAACATGGGAGAAATATAGGAATTTTAGCAAAATATTTAAAGGAAATAGGTGTTAATTTTTCAACGCTTGATGTTATAGGAGTTGGAATAGGTCCAGGAAGTTTAACGGGGTTGAGGGTTGGAATATCTTTAGCGTTGGGATTGGCTGTGGAAAAGAAAATAGTTAGTGTACCTTCTACAAAATTGATAGCCGCAAATTTAATGTATTGTTCTAAAAATATAGTTGTTGCAAGGAAAGCACGGCAGGGGTATTTGTATGGGGCAGTTTACGATGAAAACCTTGATGAGATAATATCACCATTTATCGAAACTATAGAAGGATTTAAACGAAAAGTGAGTTTCTTGAAAGATGCTATTGTGGTTGGAGATGGCGCAGACCTTCTTTTTGAATATGAAAAGGCAGAGGAATTTCTTTCATTTCCTGACCCGTTGAGGATGTTAAACATCGTAGAAGATGAAATAAAAAATCAAAATTTTGTTGAAAAGCTGAACCCACTTTACTTGCAAAAATCTATTGCTGAGTTGAATTTTGAAAAAAGGAAGGGTGGCAGGGTTGAAAAAACCTAA
- a CDS encoding DUF5317 family protein has product MIIYVFVAALIVSLITKRIKYVVERTYRYIYLFPIPFILQLLPYFRGVLMPLSFAMLITLLILNKHIPGFKFMAIGTLLNSFVMMIFGWKMPALKSLVEQMGLRVGVRHTVVDKFDIKLLLGDWIPVYLPWNESFIISIGDIFVYVGIFMFMLGISSMEKTSEKI; this is encoded by the coding sequence GTGATTATTTATGTGTTTGTGGCAGCTTTAATAGTTTCTCTAATTACGAAACGAATAAAATACGTAGTCGAAAGAACTTATAGGTATATATACCTGTTTCCTATTCCATTTATTCTTCAATTACTTCCCTACTTTCGAGGGGTATTAATGCCCTTATCATTTGCCATGTTAATAACTCTTTTAATTCTGAATAAACATATTCCAGGATTTAAATTTATGGCAATAGGTACCCTTTTAAATTCTTTTGTAATGATGATTTTTGGATGGAAGATGCCCGCATTAAAGTCATTGGTGGAACAGATGGGATTAAGAGTAGGGGTACGCCACACAGTGGTGGATAAGTTTGATATAAAGCTTTTATTGGGAGATTGGATTCCTGTTTATCTTCCATGGAATGAAAGTTTCATTATTAGTATAGGGGATATATTTGTTTACGTTGGGATATTTATGTTTATGCTGGGGATTTCCAGTATGGAAAAAACTTCTGAAAAAATATAA
- a CDS encoding HD-GYP domain-containing protein translates to MKQFSKVLKEFRSEKTYSLLLWTIYMVLFVLYSRKYGMDLFDKNFLIFLSFFVFFELLSVRIQSFIVKSGFKGAELYVTTGMIINIIAGTALMPHQAMLIPFLGFLVLRFKVLFSSDYWNFLFNVSQIGLTAFLSSLLSHKIFSVTPSNNPIYLSFLLSLVAFVYFLVNLSFIVLFLLSMYGELSRETLTFLFGGSRVFNLLSNSLNTFIIFLLYKTVGIVAIPLSLITIISIQVGNYYAARYREAKFDLLIALTKSLEEKDPYTAGHGERVADLVDKLATKCGFSKKYIDWLKKASLLHDVGKIGIPDNVLIKTGKLSKEEYEIMKEHSRKGYEILKEVNEFKNTVAVWVKHHHERWDGEGYPDGLKGDEIPLESRMITLADVFDALTSDRPYRAALTKEQAIEFLKENSGVIFDPSLVELFLELHGEGKV, encoded by the coding sequence TTGAAACAGTTTTCAAAGGTTTTAAAAGAATTTAGAAGCGAAAAAACTTATTCATTACTTTTGTGGACCATTTATATGGTCCTTTTTGTTTTGTATAGCCGTAAATATGGCATGGATCTTTTTGATAAGAATTTTTTAATTTTTTTGAGCTTTTTTGTGTTTTTTGAGTTGTTATCTGTTAGAATTCAATCGTTTATTGTTAAATCGGGCTTTAAAGGTGCAGAATTATATGTAACCACGGGTATGATTATTAATATAATTGCTGGAACTGCGCTTATGCCGCATCAGGCAATGCTTATCCCTTTTCTGGGTTTTTTGGTTTTAAGATTTAAGGTTCTTTTTAGTTCTGACTACTGGAATTTTTTGTTTAATGTTTCCCAGATAGGGTTAACTGCGTTTTTAAGTTCTCTGTTGTCTCATAAAATTTTTTCAGTAACACCTTCAAATAATCCGATTTATTTATCGTTTCTTTTATCGTTAGTGGCTTTTGTCTATTTTCTGGTGAATTTAAGTTTTATAGTACTCTTTTTATTGTCTATGTATGGTGAACTCAGTCGGGAAACGTTGACGTTTTTGTTTGGCGGAAGCAGGGTTTTCAACCTTCTGTCCAATTCTCTGAATACTTTCATAATTTTTCTCCTTTATAAAACTGTGGGGATTGTTGCGATTCCTCTTTCCCTTATTACCATTATTAGTATTCAGGTGGGGAATTATTATGCAGCAAGATATAGAGAGGCTAAGTTTGATTTGTTGATAGCTTTAACAAAAAGTCTGGAGGAAAAGGATCCATACACAGCAGGACATGGAGAAAGAGTAGCCGATTTGGTAGATAAACTGGCTACAAAGTGTGGTTTTTCAAAAAAGTATATTGATTGGTTGAAAAAAGCGTCACTTTTACATGATGTTGGAAAAATTGGTATACCAGATAATGTGTTAATTAAAACAGGGAAGTTGTCCAAGGAAGAATATGAAATAATGAAGGAGCATTCCAGAAAAGGGTATGAAATTCTTAAGGAGGTAAATGAATTTAAAAATACGGTAGCTGTGTGGGTTAAACACCATCACGAAAGATGGGATGGAGAAGGATATCCAGATGGTTTAAAAGGTGATGAAATACCACTTGAATCAAGAATGATTACATTAGCGGATGTTTTTGACGCACTAACAAGTGATAGACCGTACAGGGCGGCTTTAACAAAAGAACAAGCAATAGAATTTCTGAAAGAAAATTCAGGAGTAATTTTTGATCCTTCTTTAGTTGAATTGTTTTTAGAACTTCACGGGGAGGGGAAAGTGTGA
- the glnA gene encoding type I glutamate--ammonia ligase yields MEIERIFEIVEEENIRFIRLQFTDINGSLKNVEIPVNDLKRAFEKGIMFDGSSIEGFVRINESDMYLRPDPSTFAILPWTLEGQKSARLICDIYRPNGEPFEGDPRYRLKLVMEEASGLGFVPHAGPEVEFFLLPKKNGKVSYEFLDEGGYFDLLPVDIAEHLRSEVAVMIEEMGIDVEATHHEVAPSQHEVDFRYADALNSADAVQTVKLVIKTLAIKNNLHATFMPKPFFGVNGSGMHVHLSLLSKDGSSNGFYDEKTGDISENMRYFVGGVLKHARAITAVTNPTVNSYKRLVPGYEAPVNVAWSLGNRSALIRVPMARGMGTRLEYRAPDPSCNPYLAFAVLVAAGLDGVKNKIQPPEPVEKNIYSMNEEEREGLGITTLPKTLEEALIEAEKDPLIKEVLGDHIYEKFMELKWKEWKSYSIYVTEWERKKYENV; encoded by the coding sequence ATGGAGATTGAAAGAATTTTTGAAATTGTTGAGGAGGAAAACATAAGATTTATACGCCTGCAGTTTACAGACATTAACGGTAGTTTGAAAAATGTAGAAATCCCTGTGAATGATTTAAAGCGTGCATTTGAAAAAGGAATTATGTTTGATGGCTCGTCTATTGAAGGGTTTGTAAGGATTAATGAATCTGATATGTACCTCCGCCCGGATCCCTCTACTTTCGCTATCCTTCCCTGGACTCTTGAAGGTCAAAAAAGTGCAAGACTTATATGTGATATATACAGGCCTAATGGAGAACCTTTTGAGGGTGATCCCCGGTATAGGTTGAAGCTTGTTATGGAAGAAGCTTCCGGACTTGGATTTGTTCCACATGCAGGACCTGAAGTAGAGTTCTTTTTGTTGCCAAAAAAGAATGGAAAAGTAAGTTATGAGTTTTTAGATGAAGGTGGTTATTTTGATCTTCTGCCAGTAGACATTGCCGAGCATCTTAGAAGTGAAGTTGCTGTTATGATCGAGGAAATGGGGATTGACGTTGAAGCTACTCATCATGAAGTTGCTCCTTCTCAACACGAGGTCGACTTCAGATACGCAGATGCATTAAATTCTGCAGACGCTGTGCAAACAGTTAAATTGGTTATAAAAACTCTTGCTATAAAAAATAATTTACATGCAACTTTTATGCCAAAACCATTTTTTGGAGTTAATGGAAGTGGAATGCACGTTCATTTGAGCCTGCTTTCTAAGGATGGAAGTTCCAATGGATTTTATGATGAAAAAACCGGTGATATCTCTGAAAATATGAGATACTTTGTAGGTGGTGTATTAAAACATGCCAGAGCAATAACTGCCGTAACCAATCCAACAGTGAATAGTTATAAAAGACTTGTACCAGGATATGAGGCACCAGTAAATGTAGCCTGGTCTCTTGGAAATCGTTCTGCATTGATAAGAGTTCCTATGGCACGTGGTATGGGAACAAGGTTAGAGTATAGAGCTCCAGATCCATCGTGTAATCCATATTTAGCTTTTGCTGTTTTAGTAGCCGCAGGATTGGATGGAGTAAAAAATAAAATACAACCTCCAGAACCTGTTGAAAAGAATATATACAGTATGAATGAAGAAGAGAGAGAAGGATTAGGAATAACTACTCTACCAAAGACTCTCGAAGAAGCTCTAATAGAAGCAGAAAAGGATCCATTGATTAAAGAGGTGCTGGGAGATCATATATACGAAAAATTCATGGAGCTTAAGTGGAAAGAATGGAAAAGCTATTCAATATATGTGACAGAATGGGAAAGAAAAAAGTATGAAAATGTGTAA
- a CDS encoding MOSC domain-containing protein, producing MKKIIGKIVSLNISEKRGTIKKPVEQVELIENFGIRGDAHAGNWLRQVSMLAVESIEKMRKKGIDIEYGEFAENITIEAEKIYKWKLGAKIKIKEAVLEVTQIGKQCHDFCDIKKRVGTCVMPLEGVFLKVIKGGIISVGDVVEIISEVNES from the coding sequence GTGAAAAAGATTATAGGTAAAATTGTATCCTTGAATATATCAGAGAAAAGGGGAACTATAAAAAAGCCAGTTGAGCAGGTAGAGTTGATAGAAAATTTTGGAATTAGAGGAGATGCCCATGCGGGAAATTGGTTGCGACAGGTTTCCATGCTTGCTGTAGAGAGTATAGAAAAAATGAGAAAAAAAGGGATAGATATAGAATACGGCGAATTTGCAGAAAATATAACAATAGAAGCTGAGAAGATATATAAGTGGAAATTAGGAGCAAAGATAAAAATAAAAGAAGCTGTGCTTGAAGTCACTCAGATTGGAAAACAATGCCATGATTTTTGCGATATAAAAAAACGTGTAGGAACATGTGTTATGCCTCTTGAAGGGGTGTTTTTAAAAGTTATTAAAGGTGGGATTATAAGCGTGGGAGATGTGGTGGAGATAATTAGCGAGGTTAACGAAAGTTAG
- a CDS encoding MogA/MoaB family molybdenum cofactor biosynthesis protein, whose translation MRVYIITLSDKGYEGNRRDKSGERLKELCSNHGWEIVGYRILPDDKVMIEQTLMKITDDNLADIIFTTGGTGVSPRDVTPEATLAVIEKRLHGIEIAMMVESLKKTPRAIISRAVAGIRKETVIINFPGSVKAVEENFKAIEQAIEHLVEKLQGNDEDCGRR comes from the coding sequence ATGAGAGTTTACATAATAACTCTTAGTGATAAAGGTTATGAAGGAAATAGAAGAGATAAGAGCGGAGAAAGATTGAAAGAGCTTTGCAGTAACCATGGCTGGGAAATAGTTGGCTATAGAATACTTCCAGATGATAAAGTGATGATAGAACAAACATTGATGAAAATAACGGATGATAATCTCGCAGATATAATATTTACAACAGGTGGAACAGGAGTTTCCCCAAGAGATGTAACTCCTGAGGCTACTTTAGCGGTTATAGAAAAAAGGCTTCATGGTATAGAAATTGCTATGATGGTGGAAAGCCTTAAAAAAACCCCCCGGGCGATTATATCACGTGCAGTTGCAGGTATAAGAAAAGAGACAGTAATTATTAATTTTCCAGGAAGTGTGAAAGCAGTGGAAGAAAACTTTAAGGCAATAGAACAGGCAATAGAACATCTTGTTGAAAAGTTACAGGGAAATGATGAAGATTGTGGCAGAAGATAA
- the moaC gene encoding cyclic pyranopterin monophosphate synthase MoaC: MEFSHIDKDGKAKMVNVGGKADTKRTAVAYGKVTMRKETLNAIINDEIPKGDVFTVAKVAGIMAAKNTSSIIPMCHNIFLTGVDINFESKIEKEKGIVEIFARVNTIGKTGAEMEALTAVSVAALTLYDMCKSVDKMITIENIYLMEKFGGKSGHWRREDESLHNNS; the protein is encoded by the coding sequence ATGGAGTTTTCCCATATAGATAAAGATGGAAAGGCAAAAATGGTTAATGTTGGTGGCAAAGCAGATACAAAGCGAACAGCAGTTGCATATGGTAAGGTAACAATGAGAAAGGAAACGTTAAATGCCATTATAAATGATGAAATACCAAAGGGTGATGTTTTTACGGTAGCAAAAGTAGCAGGTATTATGGCAGCTAAAAACACTTCCAGTATTATTCCTATGTGTCATAACATATTTTTAACAGGTGTTGATATTAATTTTGAATCAAAAATAGAAAAAGAAAAAGGTATTGTGGAGATTTTTGCCAGGGTTAATACAATTGGTAAAACAGGTGCTGAAATGGAAGCACTGACAGCTGTTAGTGTGGCGGCACTTACGCTTTACGATATGTGCAAATCAGTGGATAAAATGATTACTATTGAAAATATTTATTTAATGGAAAAATTCGGGGGGAAAAGTGGACATTGGAGGAGAGAAGATGAGAGTTTACATAATAACTCTTAG
- the moaA gene encoding GTP 3',8-cyclase MoaA gives MRDQYNREIRYARISITNRCNYRCTYCYLDNVRKEEMTLNEYEKLFEALKSIGIRKVRITGGEPTVRKDVIDIVKLASSNFKEVNMTTNGHFVKELASRLKKAGLSGLNISLDTLNERLFERITGVDGLKNVLEGIEEALIVGLKVKLNTVLTVDTKNEIFELINFAERLGVPIRFIELMPFGNFTEDLRIKEEEIFKLLETRYGKLHPTKLKPGEGPAKYYKIGKTYVGFISAFSRDICSTCNKIRISFDGKLIPCLGKNIKYDIRNLLHNKEKLEEKIRKAIFFKPKHHNFEELKTKGLNEMGG, from the coding sequence TTGAGGGATCAATATAATAGAGAGATACGCTATGCAAGAATTTCAATAACCAATAGATGTAATTACAGATGTACATATTGTTATCTTGATAATGTGAGAAAAGAAGAAATGACTTTAAACGAATATGAAAAATTATTTGAAGCTTTAAAAAGCATTGGAATAAGAAAAGTTAGAATAACTGGTGGAGAACCAACTGTGAGAAAAGATGTAATAGATATTGTAAAGCTCGCAAGTAGTAACTTTAAGGAAGTTAACATGACTACCAACGGGCATTTTGTCAAAGAATTAGCTTCCAGGTTAAAAAAGGCGGGATTAAGTGGGTTAAATATCAGCCTTGATACTCTTAATGAAAGATTATTTGAAAGAATAACGGGAGTAGATGGTTTGAAAAATGTTCTGGAAGGAATTGAGGAAGCGTTGATAGTGGGACTAAAAGTGAAACTGAATACAGTTTTGACTGTTGATACAAAAAACGAAATTTTCGAATTGATAAATTTTGCAGAAAGACTGGGAGTTCCTATCAGATTTATTGAGCTTATGCCTTTTGGTAATTTCACGGAGGATTTAAGGATTAAGGAAGAAGAAATTTTCAAGTTGCTGGAAACCCGCTATGGGAAATTGCACCCTACAAAGTTAAAACCTGGCGAAGGTCCCGCTAAGTATTATAAAATAGGAAAAACTTATGTAGGCTTTATCTCGGCTTTCAGTCGAGACATATGTAGCACCTGTAATAAAATACGCATAAGTTTTGACGGCAAGCTAATACCATGCCTGGGTAAAAACATAAAGTATGATATAAGGAATTTGTTACATAATAAAGAAAAGCTTGAGGAAAAAATACGCAAAGCTATATTTTTCAAACCAAAACACCACAACTTTGAGGAATTGAAAACAAAAGGTTTGAATGAAATGGGGGGATAG
- a CDS encoding ABC transporter permease, which yields MFKCCVILFSVILIIIVVFPILNIFLNLDFGNFFDTLLGEEFLKAVLVTFSASVISVGMILILGIPFSYMIARYDFPFKTLIEALVDLPQSIPNTAAGIALLLALGRTSATGRFLENMGLKFSASFLGVTVAIFYVSFSIFVSTVKEGFRELDIRYEKVARSLGKGEFETFFKVSIPMVKKEIIAGTVQMWARGISTFGAVAIIAYNPKTLSVLAYDKFLTEGVKESLSVVAGIFLVFGSVFLLLRTLENRWKSEEMR from the coding sequence ATGTTCAAATGTTGCGTGATATTATTTTCAGTTATTTTAATTATAATTGTTGTTTTTCCAATATTAAACATTTTTCTGAATCTGGATTTTGGAAATTTTTTTGATACATTATTGGGAGAAGAATTTTTGAAAGCGGTTTTGGTTACGTTTTCTGCTTCTGTAATTTCCGTTGGGATGATTTTAATTCTTGGGATTCCTTTTTCATATATGATTGCGAGGTATGATTTTCCATTTAAGACATTAATAGAAGCACTTGTGGATCTTCCACAGTCTATTCCAAATACAGCGGCGGGGATCGCACTTCTTCTCGCTCTTGGTCGTACCTCTGCTACTGGAAGGTTTTTAGAAAACATGGGATTAAAATTCTCAGCGTCATTTTTGGGAGTAACTGTGGCTATTTTTTATGTTAGTTTCAGTATTTTTGTTAGTACTGTAAAAGAGGGTTTCAGAGAATTAGATATCAGATATGAGAAAGTTGCACGTTCCTTAGGGAAAGGAGAGTTTGAAACGTTTTTTAAAGTATCAATTCCCATGGTAAAAAAGGAAATAATAGCAGGTACTGTACAAATGTGGGCCCGGGGGATATCGACGTTTGGGGCTGTGGCTATAATAGCTTATAATCCGAAAACTTTATCTGTGCTTGCTTATGACAAATTTTTAACGGAAGGTGTAAAAGAATCTCTCAGCGTTGTGGCAGGTATATTTTTAGTTTTTGGTAGTGTGTTTTTATTGTTGAGAACACTTGAAAATCGGTGGAAATCTGAGGAGATGAGATAG
- a CDS encoding ATP-binding cassette domain-containing protein, translated as MLEVKDLYVKLPEFELYVEKFVVHPGEEVYIVGKTGSGKTTFFETLVGFHKPVSGKIFLYGNDITHIPPEKRGIGMVYQHLHLFPHMNVKENIFFASMDKDFTLYLIKRLELENFLERDVKTLSGGEKQRVAIARCLATKPKLLLLDEPFSHIDSISEKRIKAVINEYMKLENIPVVHVTHKLNNITGKRLYDMREGKLECSNVA; from the coding sequence ATGCTGGAAGTTAAGGATTTGTATGTAAAACTACCTGAGTTTGAACTTTACGTTGAAAAGTTTGTGGTTCATCCCGGTGAAGAGGTTTACATAGTTGGTAAAACGGGTTCCGGGAAGACAACGTTTTTTGAAACGCTGGTAGGTTTTCACAAACCTGTGAGCGGTAAAATTTTTTTATATGGCAATGATATTACACACATTCCGCCTGAAAAAAGAGGTATTGGTATGGTGTATCAGCATTTGCATTTGTTCCCACACATGAATGTAAAAGAAAATATTTTCTTTGCATCTATGGATAAAGATTTTACACTGTATTTGATAAAGCGGCTCGAGTTAGAGAATTTTCTTGAAAGAGATGTAAAAACACTTTCAGGAGGAGAAAAGCAAAGAGTTGCTATTGCAAGATGCCTGGCCACAAAACCAAAATTGCTTTTACTTGACGAGCCTTTTTCCCACATTGATTCTATCAGTGAAAAGCGTATAAAAGCTGTGATAAATGAATATATGAAACTTGAAAATATACCGGTTGTTCATGTGACTCACAAGCTAAATAATATTACCGGTAAACGTCTCTATGATATGAGAGAGGGGAAGCTGGAATGTTCAAATGTTGCGTGA